The nucleotide sequence TATGAGTTTTTAATAAATAGTGGTGTTGAAAAAAAATTAAATATTTTAGCTCAAAACAAAAAATATAGCAATTATAAATTAACAGAATTATTTAAAAAGACTGACAGATCTGTTTTAATTGGAACATTAAGCTTTTGGGAAGGAATAGATATTCCTGGTGAAGCTTTAGAACTTATAATAATAACAAGATTACCTTTTCAAGTACCATCTTCTCCAGTAATTAGATTTAAATCGAAAAAAATAGAAAAAAATGGTGGAAATTCATTTTTAGAGATTTCATTGCCTTACTCATCAATAAAATTAAAACAAGGTTTTGGTAGGTTAATAAGAAAAGATGATGATATAGGTGTTTGTTTTATTTTTGACAATAGAATAAAGACAAAAACTTATGGAAATAGCATATTAAATACACTCCCAGAAACAAAGGTTTATTTTGACAATTTTGAAAAATTATATATTAATTATAATAGATTTTTAAAAAGGAATAACAGAATTTAGTTTTATTAAAATCTAAAATGATAAAATTTAATAACTATGAAAAAAGTCAAAATATTTTTAGATAAAAAAAACAATTTTTATTTATTGCTTTTTATTGCATTAATATTGATTTTTAATTTAAGTTTATTTGCAACTGGTAAAAATCCAATACCTCAAGAAAAAATAAATTACTATAAAGATGTTTTAAAATTTGGAACAATTAATGATTTAAAAAAGATTCTAGCTGAATTAATTATATATGACTGTAGACCTTTAATTGATGAATTAATACAGGTATTATTAACAACGAATGATATAGGTATAAAATCCTCTGTTTTAAGTATAATAAAAGATATACAGGAAGCTAAAGATAAAGTTAAACCATATATAATTATGGTAATAAATGATAAATTTTCAGATAGTTCTTTACTAAGATTAGTTATTATAGCTGCTGGCAACTATAAAATAATTGAGCTAGAAGATAAAATTTTTGAGATATTTAATAAAAAAGAGTATGAAACAGAAATCGAATTAAGAAAGGCATGTATTGAGTCACTTGGCAATATGTTGTCAACAAAATATATGGAACAAATTTTTAACTTTTATATAGATACTAAAAACAACGCTGATTTAAGGGCTATTTGTGCTTTATATTTTTCAAAATTTGATTCTATTAAAAAAGAATATATTGAAAAAATGAATCAGATAGTAGCTGATAAAGCAGAAAATAGTATAGTAAGAAGATTTACTATATACGCTTTATCAAAATTTGGAGATCAATCATCTTTTGAAGCTTTAATAGCAGCTTTGAAATCGGATGATCCATATATACAGATTTATGCTGCACAAGCAATAAAAAAATATAATGCAGATGAAGCAAAAAAAGTTATATTTGAACTGATTAGAAGTAATAATTCAAAAGTAAGACTTGAAGTTGTTAAG is from Spirochaetota bacterium and encodes:
- a CDS encoding HEAT repeat domain-containing protein, whose product is MKKVKIFLDKKNNFYLLLFIALILIFNLSLFATGKNPIPQEKINYYKDVLKFGTINDLKKILAELIIYDCRPLIDELIQVLLTTNDIGIKSSVLSIIKDIQEAKDKVKPYIIMVINDKFSDSSLLRLVIIAAGNYKIIELEDKIFEIFNKKEYETEIELRKACIESLGNMLSTKYMEQIFNFYIDTKNNADLRAICALYFSKFDSIKKEYIEKMNQIVADKAENSIVRRFTIYALSKFGDQSSFEALIAALKSDDPYIQIYAAQAIKKYNADEAKKVIFELIRSNNSKVRLEVVKVLGEFNAIEYIEAIIYLSLYDSDNNVKKEARDVFLKMISSLSILNFSNEIKEKIRYLLDYISKYDPSEDNRNKAKTLLQKFFPN